Proteins found in one Xenopus laevis strain J_2021 chromosome 1L, Xenopus_laevis_v10.1, whole genome shotgun sequence genomic segment:
- the LOC108717866 gene encoding beta-1,3-galactosyl-O-glycosyl-glycoprotein beta-1,6-N-acetylglucosaminyltransferase 4: protein MKRRRILHRILTLVVCAFFLLGIFKLLQSDPDTTYVLHPNLLISQSVRSRSFITKELHGEINCTSIYELEPVEIGKSLAIRRKNIVDIKDEDVVAMTDDCEAYKYQRQFDLKPLSSEEKDFPIAYSLVVHKDAISVERLLHTIYNPVNIYCIHYDQKSLPAFKRAMANLAKCLPNVFIASKLESVIYAHVTRLQADLNCLSDLLKFPVQWNYVINLCGQDMPLKSNYELVAELKKLNGRNMLETSRPSDIKKQRYSFHHEVQNVNFYYQQMPIKTSVPKEPPPGNLEIFIGSAYFVLSHSFISYIFDSPLVKEFIAWSEDTYSPDEHFWATLVRMPGVPGEIPRSQNHVTDLDSKTRLVKWSYLEENLYPPCTGMHIRSVCIYGAGELRWLMNYGHWFANKFDSKVDPILIKCLIEKLEEKQRELVNKS from the coding sequence ATGAAGAGGCGTAGAATTCTACACCGCATTCTAACTCTGGTTGTGTGTGCATTTTTCCTTCTTGGAATTTTTAAGCTTCTGCAAAGCGACCCAGACACCACTTATGTTTTGCATCCAAACCTATTGATTTCACAATCTGTCCGCAGCAGGAGCTTCATCACAAAGGAGCTTCATGGAGAAATTAACTGCACATCCATATATGAGCTGGAGCCAGTTGAAATTGGGAAAAGTTTAGCAATACGGAGAAAGAACATTGTAGACATTAAAGATGAGGACGTTGTTGCAATGACAGATGACTGTGAGGCTTATAAATATCAAAGACAGTTTGACCTGAAACCACTTTCATCAGAAGAGAAAGATTTTCCCATAGCCTACTCTTTGGTCGTTCATAAGGACGCTATCAGCGTGGAAAGACTTCTTCATACAATCTACAATCCAGTGAACATTTATTGCATTCACTATGACCAGAAATCACTGCCGGCTTTTAAAAGGGCCATGGCGAATCTGGCCAAATGCCTCCCCAATGTATTTATCGCCTCCAAACTTGAAAGTGTAATCTATGCTCATGTTACCAGGCTGCAAGCAGATTTGAATTGTCTATCGGACTTGCTGAAGTTCCCCGTGCAATGGAATTATGTTATTAATTTGTGCGGACAAGACATGCCATTAAAGTCAAATTATGAGCTAGTGGCCGAACTGAAGAAGCTAAATGGACGCAATATGCTTGAGACATCTAGACCCTCCGACATTAAAAAGCAACGCTATAGTTTTCACCATGAGGTACagaatgtgaatttttattaccAACAGATGCCTATCAAAACTTCAGTTCCTAAAGAGCCCCCACCGGGCAATCTCGAGATCTTTATTGGAAGTGCCTACTTTGTTTTAAGCCATTCCTTTATTAGTTATATTTTTGATAGCCCCTTGGTTAAAGAGTTTATAGCTTGGTCCGAAGACACCTATTCCCCAGATGAACATTTCTGGGCGACCCTGGTACGTATGCCAGGAGTCCCCGGTGAAATCCCAAGGTCTCAGAATCACGTGACGGACCTTGACAGTAAAACTCGACTAGTAAAGTGGTCTTATCTTGAAGAAAACCTATATCCCCCATGCACTGGAATGCACATCCGCAGTGTGTGTATTTATGGCGCCGGTGAACTGCGCTGGCTTATGAATTATGGCCATTGGTTTGCCAATAAGTTTGACTCCAAAGTAGATCCTATTCTTATAAAGTGCTTAATTGAAAAACTTGAGGAAAAACAGAGAGAATTGGTAAACAAGTCCTAG